From Polypterus senegalus isolate Bchr_013 chromosome 15, ASM1683550v1, whole genome shotgun sequence, the proteins below share one genomic window:
- the LOC120515446 gene encoding frizzled-1-like yields MAGRSYPMLDFPRLTRMFWPLVYILFWGLWGACGQYNSERGISIPEHGFCQPISIPLCTDIAYNETIMPNLLGHTNQEDAGLEVHQFYPLVKVQCSPDLKFFLCSMYAPVCTVLEQALPPCRSLCERARQGCEALMNKFGFQWPDTLACEAFPVHGAGELCVGQNKSDGPTLYPTPSAPEGTMSPKGSNGQFICPRALKVPTYLNYHFLGQKDCGAPCESLRSNGMMYFSQDELKFARIWIGIWSVLCCASTLFTVLTYLVDMKRFSYPERPIIFLSGCYTMVAIAYIAGFLLEDRVVCNEKFADESYRTVVQGTKKEGCTILFMMLYFFSMASSIWWVILALTWFLAAGMKWGHEAIEANSQYFHLAAWAVPAIKTITILAVGQVDGDVLSGVCFVGINNVDALRGFVLAPLFVYLFIGTSFLLAGFVSLFRIRTIMKHDGTKTEKLEKLMVRIGIFSVLYTVPATIVIACYFYEQAFREQWEKSWVSHSCKTYAIPCPSSTHPHMTPDFTVFMIKYLMTLIVGITSGFWIWSGKTLNSWRKFYTRLANGKQGETTV; encoded by the coding sequence ATGGCTGGGCGCAGTTACCCTATGCTGGATTTTCCAAGACTGACGCGAATGTTCTGGCCGCTAGTGTATATCttgttttggggactttggggcgCTTGCGGACAGTATAACAGCGAACGAGGCATTTCAATCCCGGAGCACGGATTTTGTCAGCCGATTTCTATACCCCTTTGCACGGATATCGCTTACAACGAGACCATTATGCCTAATTTACTGGGCCACACGAACCAGGAGGACGCTGGGTTGGAGGTGCACCAGTTCTACCCGCTGGTGAAAGTTCAATGCTCGCCCGATCTCAAGTTTTTCCTGTGTTCTATGTATGCCCCGGTGTGCACGGTACTGGAGCAGGCGCTACCCCCTTGCCGGTCACTATGCGAGCGGGCGCGGCAGGGCTGCGAGGCGCTCATGAACAAGTTCGGCTTTCAGTGGCCCGACACCCTGGCATGCGAAGCGTTCCCAGTGCACGGCGCCGGCGAGCTGTGCGTGGGGCAGAACAAGTCGGACGGTCCCACGCTGTACCCCACCCCCTCTGCTCCCGAAGGCACTATGAGCCCCAAGGGCTCCAATGGACAATTCATTTGCCCCCGAGCCCTGAAGGTACCCACCTACTTGAACTACCACTTCTTGGGACAAAAGGACTGCGGGGCTCCCTGCGAGTCTTTGCGATCCAACGGGATGATGTACTTCAGCCAGGACGAGCTGAAATTCGCCCGCATTTGGATTGGGATATGGTCCGTACTGTGCTGTGCGTCCACCCTTTTTACTGTGCTCACTTACCTGGTGGACATGAAGCGCTTCAGCTACCCCGAGCGCCCCATAATCTTCTTGTCTGGCTGCTACACGATGGTGGCCATCGCCTACATCGCCGGCTTTCTGCTGGAGGACAGAGTGGTTTGTAACGAGAAGTTCGCGGACGAGAGTTACAGGACAGTGGTGCAGGGCACCAAAAAGGAAGGTTGCACCATCCTCTTCATGATGTTGTACTTCTTCAGTATGGCAAGTTCCATATGGTGGGTTATTTTGGCTTTGACTTGGTTCTTGGCGGCTGGCATGAAATGGGGGCACGAAGCCATCGAAGCCAACTCCCAGTACTTTCATTTAGCGGCGTGGGCAGTGCCAGCTATCAAGACCATCACCATCCTGGCAGTGGGGCAAGTCGATGGAGACGTGCTCAGCGGAGTGTGCTTCGTGGGCATTAACAACGTGGACGCGCTGCGAGGTTTTGTGCTTGCACCCCTCTTCGTTTACCTGTTCATCGGAACCTCTTTCTTGCTAGCCGGCTTCGTGTCCCTGTTTCGTATCCGGACGATCATGAAGCACGACGGTACCAAGACGGAGAAACTGGAGAAGCTCATGGTGAGGATAGGCATCTTCAGTGTTCTCTACACCGTGCCGGCCACTATCGTTATCGCCTGCTATTTCTACGAACAGGCGTTTCGAGAACAGTGGGAGAAAAGCTGGGTGTCTCACAGTTGTAAGACCTATGCGATCCCCTGCCCGTCCAGCACGCACCCCCACATGACTCCGGACTTCACGGTTTTCATGATCAAATATCTTATGACTCTTATTGTAGGAATCACTTCGGGCTTTTGGATTTGGTCCGGCAAAACGCTCAATTCGTGGCGAAAGTTTTATACGAGACTGGCAAACGGTAAGCAGGGGGAGACGACAGTGTGA